The Notamacropus eugenii isolate mMacEug1 chromosome 4, mMacEug1.pri_v2, whole genome shotgun sequence DNA window tctatctatctatctatctatctatctatctatctatctatctatttgtcatCTATCTGTCTAAGAGAGGAACcctattcctttcttctccttccttctgccttcttTATTCCCAGGCAATTCTCTCCTTTGGTTCTCCCCAACTTCCCCCCACACTCCACTTCAACACATTATTCATTTGGTGACCTTCTGGTCTCCCGTGTCAAATACAGTTGTTGCGCATGACTCATAGTTCATTAGAGCCGAATCCCTTGATTTATATAgagagaaactgagtcccagaaaggtcCTACAGTCAGTCAATGGCAGAACCAGCAATACAGTGGAACCCAAGACAGCGTTCTTTCCACTACCCAAGGAGCGGCTTGCACACACCAACCCCAAGTGCTCTTTGGAAGTCAAGGTAGCAGATCTGGGAGGGCTGACCCAGTTCTGGGAAGGGTTGGTGGCAGAGGTGAGAGGTGTGGGTGGTTCCCTGGCCCCCGGGTCCCAACCTTCTTCAGCCCCAGGAGTTAAGCGGGGGAAGAACACAATAACAGGGCTGGCGGAGTAAATCCTTTGACTCAGTGAATAAGTAAGagctttttccctctccctccctcccctctggaCTTTGAAAAGGAAGGTGGGGATTAGTCATCCATCCATctgaactgtgtgtgtgtgcatgtgtatgtgtgcagttttttttcccctcctctctctccagcTCCGGCTCTGGGGGAGTGTTTGAGTGGGCGCCGGGAAAGAGGAGGGGCTTCACTCAGCAGTTGGGGAGGGTGGGCAGCCTGGCAGGGCCTCAGTGCCTGCCACCAATGAGAACCGGAGTTCCAAGAGCCAGGCCGCCCACGTGCAGGGAGCCCGGCTGTATAAAGCCAGGAGGCAGCGGGAAGGGAGGCAGGCTACCCAGCTAGAAGCTTCCTCAGCTTTAGCGGAGAGCCTGGGAGCTGCGGCAAGCGGCGGCAGCGAGAGCTGATCTGCAAGCTACCAGCATCCCCTATCACCTGTGGAGCCGCGAGACAGGCGCGCACCCTCGGATCTCTGGAGAccacctttctttcctcctctcctgaatTTCTTCAAGGAGCCGAGAAGAGAAGGGGCTTGGCTTTGCCACTAGGAGGATTAACCCCTTCTGAGGAGCCAGGCTACCGGAGAGAGGGGCTGCTGAATTCGGACCCCTACGGTGGGAGGATTTGCCTTGTCGGTTTCTCTACGGACACAAGTGATGGAGCTGGAGCACATGAGCAGTGGGGGCCTTCATACCTACCACGGTCCCCGGGGCGGACCAGCGGCGAAGCCCAACGTGATTCTGCAGATCGGCAAGTGCAGGGCAGAGATGCTGGAGCACGTAAGGAAGACTCACCGGCATCTGCTAACCGAGGTCTCCAAGCAGGTGGAGAGGGAGCTGAAAGGCTTGCACAGGTCAGTGGGGAagctggagaacaatttggatgGCTATGTCCCCACCGGGGACTCCCAGCGCTGGAAGAAGTCCATCAAGGCCTGCCTGTCCCGCTGCCAGGAGACCATTGCCCACCTGGAACGATGGGTGAAGAGGGAGATGAACGTGTGGCGGGAGGTTTTCTACCGGCTGGAGAAGTGGGCCGATCGGCTGGAGTCTATGGGAGGCAAGTATCCAGTGAGCGGGGAGGCTGGCCGTCAGACTGTCTCTGTTGGCGTGGGCGGCCCTGAGAGCTACGGCCAGGAGACTGACCCCTATGACTACACGGTGAGTCCCTATGCCATCACACCCCCAACACCGGCAGGGGTCATCGGGGGAGAGGCCCTAAGCCACGAGCCATCGGACATACAGCAGTATCCACCCTGGAGCTCAACCACTGAGGACGGGACACTGAGTCCTGGTGTAGACACACAGATTTTTGAGGATCCCCGTGAATTTCTCAGTCACCTGGAAGAATATTTGAAGCAGGTCGGAGGGACTGAAGAGTACTGGCTGTCCCAGATCCAGAACCACATGAATGGCCCCGCAAAGAAGTGGTGGGAATACAAACAGGGATCTGTGAAGAACTGGGTGGAATTCAAGAAGGAATTCTTGCAGTATAGTGAGGGGACCCTCACCCGGGATGCTATCAAGCGAGAACTGGACCTGCCCCAGAAACAAGGGGAGCCTCTGGACCAATTTCTCTGGCGTAAAAGAGACCTTTATCAGACCCTGTATGTGGATGCTGATGAGGAAGAGATCATCCAGTATGTGGTGGGCACCCTTCAACCCAAGCTCAAGCATTTCCTCCGACACCCACTGCCCAAGACCCTCGAGCAGTTGATCCAGAGAGGTCAGGAGGTCCAAGAAGGACTGGAGCAGGGGGAGGATGCCACTGAACAGCAAACCCAGTCAGAGGACAATGACGAATCACTCACCCCAGCTATTGAGTCCCTTGCCAGTGATGGGACCCAGCCCGAGTAGAGTTGGTGGTGGCCACTCCTCAGCCTTTGTTAGCTCCCTCTCCCTCGACACCCCCACCCCTTCTGGGTGTCCCCTTCTGGGATCACGTGGTTGAGGATTCTCCCAGATGTCCTAATTTCCCAAGGGCAGCTTGTGCTGTCTTGCCAAGGAAAAGTTGGCAGTCAGCCCCATCCCCCCAGTGGGATTGGCACTTGATGAACTTGGACACTTTGGGAGACACGACTCATATAGTAGGGGTTTTCCCACCACCTTCcacactccctccctcctacttGAATCCTCCATAGTTTCACACAGGACCACCTACGCCAGCATCAGTtaactacccccccccccccagctgctGGGAGGCAGAACTTTAagccttcctctttccctctccacctctAGCCAGTCTGGTGTGTGTGCTCCTTGCCGTCCTCTTGTCTGTCCACTCTCTttcactcctccccacccccgaAGTTCTACAAGGATTTTTACCTGCTCCCACTTGAAACTCTTTCTAACCAAGAGTTCAGCCACTGACCTTGATATGTCTTCTTCCTTTGTATCATCAATTCTGTCCTCCCATTGGCCACTAGACACAGGGGACATGAAGAGTAGCTAGATTATAAAGAGGGTTGGCATTGAGCCAACTGGCTGTTCAGAGCCAGGACTCCAAGATCATCTGGAAAGAAACAGAGCACGAGAAGAAAATTTGCTTTCCAACCCCTTGCCCTTCCTGTGGTGAGAATCGAGTCTATGGCCATTCTATCTCCACTGTGGCAGCTGGTATCCTCCTCAACTTCCCCAGAGAAGACACAAAGCCTTTCCAGAGATGGCAGCAGCAATGGGTGCTTGGAGATCCTGATCCCTCCTACAATCTAAAGGTGAGAATCTCCCCTGTAGAAGGAATCAAAGAATCCTAAAATGTCAGGACTGGGATAGGAGACCTTagagagaattttagaaatgagataacTGAATGACTCAACAAGTTACCCAGTAAGTTAGTGGTCTAATGCAACTTTCCTGACTCCTTCTTTAAGGTTCATTTGGTGTGGGGGAATCCTCTTAGGGAATTATATCCAggcagtggtttcccatttcctatgtagaggtgagaagagaggCGGTATGAAAGGAGGATTAGTGGTTCAGTGGGAGATGGGCTGACAAGAATGGTACCTGATACCAACATTAGTCCCTTGAGAAAGCCCAAGAAAGGTGGACAGGTGTGCCCCAGAGTTTGAAGAGTGTgtcttttctccatctctatctTGATGCTCACAGGGATTGTTTTTCCCCCTCACCCTTGCTACAGTGATTCACTCCAGCCTGGCAGAACAGAGAGGCAGCTATGATTCACCTTGTGATGGGCAGCAGTCTGAGGGGGATCAAGGAAGCTCCAGTACCTGATTTCCAAGGTCCTTGGAGATTTGGCAGCAGCACCTACAAGgtaactaattatttttttctcttaaagacatCCCTGCGCACTCCTCTCCAAAGGGTTCTAATTGAAGAAGCAGCCCCCTACTCCCACATCTTTAAATCCTCACACTCAGACCTGGATGATGGAGCATAATATTTTGAGATGCAAATAAACCCCAGGAATTCAAGGGTTGGGGCACCTTTGGTCTGAGTTCTGTGGTCTGGCCAGTTCTGAAGAGGTAATTCCTTCCTCCCCTTGCAGTCTGATATTTGGAATTGAAGACTCCACAATTTCCCTCTCTGGGTAGGTAGAGACTAGGGCAAAGGTTAGTCTGAAAGGTCTAGGCCTCCTGCCTTACTTAAGTCAATCGTTTGTGGTCAAGTGTCTAGTCAACAGGAAAATTGTTTAGTGACCTCCACCCTTCAAGTTAAGAATCACCCTCTTTGCTGGCCAGTGTACCCCAGCCCCATCCTCCcctctcattaatttttttcttttcacatctcaGTTCCTATTGCCCCTTTCTGCTGTCTCTAACTTGCCTGTTATACTTGTATTTCTTTCAGGAGCCAAGACTCTCACAAACTTATTTGCTGCTGAGATTGAAATATACTCACTATAGTGGAGAGGAAATAACAAAACCTtccagaaggggaaggaggagtttGAAGATATGGCAGTGGAGCTGCACTGGCAAGAAGGAGAtggagtggagaggaagagactgCCAAAGAACAAGGCCCTGAGCTCAAAGTGAGAGAGGGATGGACAGAACTCTTTGTGGAGGTGACACTGGCCAAGCTGACAATTCACGGGGAGGATGGATGGAACATGCTTGGGGGAAGTCAAGCTCTGGCCCTCAGGCACCACCTGGCTTCCTGCCCCTGCTCTGAGTGAGCTCTGCATTTTTGGAGTCCCAAGTTCAGGTGGCAGGAGATCTGATAGCCTTTATCTCCTTCAAGTAGGGCCCCATGTCTCACCCTGGGCCAGTGGCCACGGCCCACTCTCCTGAACCTCATTCTTGGAGGTGTCTCCAAGAGTCAGGGGAAATCAGGATCTCTTTCCCATTGGATTCCCCACTGTTGTGTCCCCACCCTCTCTACCCACACTGGCTAACAAATGTTTACATCCCTGTCCTGTGCCGTGCCTGGAGAGTCCATCCAGGGTTAGTCCAGCCTTCCTGGATCCTCCTGCCTGTCTTTCCAAGGGAACAGGAGGCAGGGTGTCTCTGAAGGTCTCCTAGATTCTGGCTTATTAGCCAACTGGTTCTCTGCTCTGCTAACTGTTCcccatagttttattttttagtagtAGACATCCTTCAGATTCATACATAGACTGTATCCCCCTATATTCACTATATCTGGTCCCATTGGCTAGAACTCTCTTGGCTTCATTGACTATTGATTGGGGAGGGGAACTTTTGGGTATCTCTAAGCTGGATAAGCTACACTCCCCACACCTTTCCCCATTTATCCATTAGACTGGCCACAGCATTAACTGATCAAGTCAGGATCGACAGTCAATGTGTGCCTCCCTGAAAAAATGCTCTTTTGTAagatttctttaataaaatattgaaaaatcagTTGAACATGTTTCTAATCTTTCTTTGGGCCAGGAGAAAAAATGGGGGTGAGTGGGGGCAAGGGGACTGGGGTAAGTGAAAGTAGAGCTACTAGGTAGAAACTTGTTAAATTGACAGTTCTGTAAAATATTGCAGATATATCCAACCAAGATTTATTGGTgtagcatttgacaaagtctcttatGCTATTCTGTGCAAAAAATTGGAGAGCTGTGGGCTCAACAATAATGCATTTAGGtggattgggaaatggctaaaagaCCAGAGGAGAAGAATCAATGATTCCATATCTGCTTGGAGGGAAGTCTGCAAAGGAGTGCCTCTGGGATTTTTGCTTGGTCctgtattaacattttttttaaataattgactTGGATAAAAGAATAGATAGAAGGAAAGTCATTGCCCTggataataagatcatagatttagacctggaggGTCTTTAGAGGCCATTAATCCTCCCTATCttcttacagaagagaaaataagagctcagagagtttaagtgattaaCTCACAATCACCCAGCTAGTAGGTGGTATAGACAAGGTTGGAGTCAAGGCCATCTACACTCctcactctgtccactatgccacaatATTGAAATGATCTTAATAGGCTAGGCCAAATTGAATAAGATACAGCTTAGTAGGGATCGGTGGGAGGCCATAACACTTGCATCAGAAGCAtcaggtagcatagtggatagagcactgggtctggaatcaggaagacctgagttcaaatgggatatcagatactagctgtatgatcctgggtaagtcacaacttctggttgcctcagtttcctcaactgtaaaataataataaaaaaataataaaataatagcatctactttgcAGGGGTGcaagggttaaatgagataatatttgtgtctggcatatagtagatacttaataaacacttgttctcctccccccttttcacTTCAAAAACAAATATACATCATAAGCCCAAGATGGAAGAAGCATGTTAGACATGGTTAGACACCAGTTCACTGGAAAACTTTTTGGAGACTTTAGTGGACTGCAAATTAAATATGTTCCCAAGATGGAGGCCCCTCCAGAAGGAATTCTACAGATATATATTTCTCATACCCAAGAAAGCTAAGGGAATATTTTGCTCATTGAAAAGACTCACAGCCTACGACTAGAGGTTACACTCTTGCAGTCCTCTGTCCTGATCAGACCACAAATGGAATATTGTGTATGGTTCTAGGACTCACACTTTAGGAAGTACATTGGAGAGGGACCAGAGGAGTGTGACCAGGATACTGAAGGGTCTTGAGTCCATGTCATAGGAGGAAAGCTAAAGGAATCAGGGGTGTTTGACTGGGGAGAAAGAAGACTTAGAAGAGAGTGATCATtgttttcaagtatctgaaagatcATCTCATGAAAGAGAATTTATATTGATTCTCCTTTAGTTCAGAAGGTAAAAGATGGGGGATGCAGATTTGAGCTTAACGACAGGAAGTAAATATACATGCATTaagtaagcacttactgtgtgccagatactatgctacaACACTGGAGACAAATACAAGCTGAATGCCACTTCTCTACATAATGATAATGACAGCCTGTCCTTTGTggtttcctgactttaagtcatTCAGATCTCATTGGTTCTTCACCATAGCtaagggagaggtagaacagataacattatcattattattttactgTTCTTGTAGctcagtgatgtccaactctttgtgaccccatttggggttttcgtcacaaagatcctggaggggtttgccattttcttttccagatcattttacagatgaggaaattgaagcaaatggggttaaatgacttggccagggtcatatagctagtaagtatctgaggcctgatttgaagactcttcttcctgactcccggtgctcccattcattgtgccacctaagaAGCTGAAGATCACTGAgggaagtttatattctaatgtttTTAAGACAACACATAAGCAGGagctggggtgtgtgtgtgtgtgtgtgtgtgtgtgtgtgtgtgtgtgtgtgagagagagagagagagagagagagagagagagagagagagagagagagagagagagagagagagagaaagctcaCTGGAAGCATAGCTGGGAAGGGAATGAACCAAGATGGAAACCCCCTCCTGGAAAAATTCaccaaagggagaagaggggtTGGAATGGTGGAGGGATGTTGCCAAATGGGAAGGTTCCAGACTTTGAAGGAAGTTCCACAATGAGAAGCCTGCTGAGTCacagtggcagagccaagaggaGCTTAATGTAAGGACAAACCTTTTCACAATCAGAGTCATTCACAAGTGGCAGGGGCTCAAGTGTATGCTGGATCCAGCTCAAATCCAAGAGTCAGTTGTATTTTCAGCATAAGCAGTTAAACCTAGGAAATCAACACATCAGAGCTTGATTTAGTGTTGTGTTGAtggtctagacttgagaaagtgatagaaaatatTCCAATAgtataaattaaacttaaaagtgtgttgtagGAACATTTTTCCTCCCTCAGAAATCTGGTtgttagacatttaccagcaTCTTCCCTGCATGGTTTGCATCTGAGGGTAGAGCGTTGTCTCTCCCTGAGGGCTTTCAAGCAGACCCTGGACAGCTCCCTTTCCAGTAGGTTATAGAAGGAGGTTTCTGTTCAGGCAATTTGGACATATCGACTCCTGAGTTCTGTTCCACCTCTGAGACTGGCATCATTGATCCATCAGAAATAGTACCATGAGCTTGCAGTCAGCAGGTCTGGGTTCTTTCTAGTCCCCACTTGGATAAACATTTCCCCTTCTTGTGATCTCTAGAAAATGACAGTTGAACCTGATTAgctttcaaattcttttcagttttttatatTCTATTGTCTCCTGAATCTGATTTTAAGGTTCCATGTCCCTATGATTCCATGTccctaggtagtgcagtggatagagtgggggaactggagtcaggaaaactcatcttcctaagttcaaacctggcctcagacacttacttgcaaCATggtcctgggcaactcacttaatcttgtttgcctccattgactcatctataaaatgagctagagaaggaaatggcaaaccactccaacatttttgccaagaaaaccctaaatggggtcataaagagttggatgtaGGTGAAGCAACTGGACAACAATGATTCTAATGCTCTAAGATTCTCTGCTTCCTTTATTGTAACATCATTTCCTGGCCTGCAGTACCAATCTCTTCTATCATTCATCCTACACATCACTGCCTGGTTAATTTTTTTGGCTTGGAGTTCAATCCTATTTTCTTCACACCATCTTGCTTTGAAGGAAGAAGTCAATCTGAAAAGTGAAGATGGTGATGGGAGGGGTGAACTACCAGGATGCATGGAGACAGAAGTTGGCCAGACAAGGTCATGGAATCCCTAGGATAGAATGTGTGGAGTTGGAGAGGGCAAGGTAAGCAGATGAATTTGTATTTGATgtaacaacaacagtaatagtATATCGCAGTTTCAGGTTTTCCAAATACTTTCCATATGTGgtcacatttgattctcacattCTCATGTATTTTAGGTAGGATTCaaatcagaattttctcagttttcagaCACTTATTGAGGATGTTGTACAGGGGATTTTTATTTAGGTCTAAGTTATACTCCATGGTCTCTGATGTTCCTTTTAATCTGAACGAGTTTGGACTCAAAGAGCCCTGAGGGGACACCCCTCCCTCTATCCTTCTGTAGAAGTCCATGAGTATGGAACCTTACTTCTAATGTCATATTCTTTCCATGCATTGATTcggttttgttgattttttcctatcttcttgtattttaaaaaatccttcattATGTGGGATGACTTTCcatgggagggaaagagacagagggggTTATCTGAGTAATACAAAAACAAGTTGTTGGACAGCTAGGCAGCACAATGGacagtgccaggcatggagtcaggaagactcattttcctgagttgagattttgtctcagacatttacaagctttgtgaccctgggcaagttacttaaccctgcttgcctcactttcctcttctgtaaaatgagctgaaaatggaaatggtaaaccaccctagtatctttgctcagaaaaccctaaatggggtcacgaagaatctgaaacaattgaacaatgacaagaaagaagttatcgataacaatttttttttgaaatctctttcaataCATGAGttacaactctgagattctgtagtGATTCCATAGTGATTAAGTTCCTTCCAGAGAAAATACCTCTTTCTGAGAACTAATAATTTCTTGAGAAATCCCAGTAGAGTTCCGAGTAATCTAAGGATAGTAGTTTTGGGTAGGTTCCCTAGGTTAATGGGACTACTCTCCACGCTCCCTCCCCCAACATGGAATACTCTCACTTTCTGAATCCAGATGAATGTGGGGGCTGTGAGACTTCTACAGAGGTCTAGTGGAGATCTGAGCCAGATCCTGTCCATTTAGCATTCACCTTCTCCCTTACACCCAGCCACCCAAGGCTCTCAATGCATGTGAGTGTTTTTCTCTGCTATTATATCTTCGTTCTTTCCCtgtcattctctcccttcccattgtgtctgtttttctgaatttttctttgtatatgtctttctctgtctttttaaacatatatttatatattatgatatgtatgcatgtgtagataaatatgtatattttctctctgtatatttgtgtatggCATCCTCTGCATTTGTCATCTTTTTTCATGTCTGTCTTTTTATTATTCTCCTTTATCTATGGCATCTCTTTCAATAGGTCTATCCTTTCTCTCTGAAGCTCATCTGgtctctatttctgtcatttctttAGCTCTGTCTCTGCTCTGGGCTATTATGTTTGActcttcccttctgtttctacctcttttcatcttttaattctttgtctGTATTTGTCCATGtctccagctctctctctctcactctctctctctctgtctttctgtctctgtctttctctctctctatctttctctctatctgtgc harbors:
- the ARC gene encoding activity-regulated cytoskeleton-associated protein; translated protein: MELEHMSSGGLHTYHGPRGGPAAKPNVILQIGKCRAEMLEHVRKTHRHLLTEVSKQVERELKGLHRSVGKLENNLDGYVPTGDSQRWKKSIKACLSRCQETIAHLERWVKREMNVWREVFYRLEKWADRLESMGGKYPVSGEAGRQTVSVGVGGPESYGQETDPYDYTVSPYAITPPTPAGVIGGEALSHEPSDIQQYPPWSSTTEDGTLSPGVDTQIFEDPREFLSHLEEYLKQVGGTEEYWLSQIQNHMNGPAKKWWEYKQGSVKNWVEFKKEFLQYSEGTLTRDAIKRELDLPQKQGEPLDQFLWRKRDLYQTLYVDADEEEIIQYVVGTLQPKLKHFLRHPLPKTLEQLIQRGQEVQEGLEQGEDATEQQTQSEDNDESLTPAIESLASDGTQPE